A single region of the Nitrosomonas sp. Is79A3 genome encodes:
- a CDS encoding class I SAM-dependent methyltransferase, whose product MDPRIGWMIGFVTGKSVLDLGCVRHSIEETEKPGWLHSEIKKVARRVVGVDYLEQPVLQLRQKGYEVVCADVEVMQLDEKFDAIVAGDLIEHLNNFGKFIERVKEHLNPDGVFILTTPNPINPLRFISVLLRGESGANSEHTCWFTEQVIRQLFDRYNFEVIDVRYVDDSYQYYRGWKWIIFFPINYILVRFRPKFAETLCIAFKLKSS is encoded by the coding sequence ATGGATCCGCGAATTGGTTGGATGATTGGATTTGTTACAGGAAAATCCGTATTGGATTTGGGATGTGTGCGGCACTCAATTGAAGAAACAGAAAAACCAGGGTGGCTTCATAGCGAGATTAAAAAGGTAGCGCGAAGGGTCGTTGGTGTCGACTACTTGGAACAACCTGTTTTACAGTTGAGGCAAAAAGGATATGAAGTGGTCTGCGCAGATGTTGAAGTGATGCAATTGGATGAGAAGTTTGATGCGATTGTCGCTGGAGACTTGATTGAGCATCTGAACAACTTTGGTAAGTTCATAGAACGCGTAAAGGAGCATCTGAATCCTGATGGGGTATTCATACTGACAACTCCAAATCCGATCAATCCGTTGCGCTTTATTAGTGTTCTTCTTCGTGGAGAGAGCGGTGCAAATTCAGAGCACACTTGTTGGTTTACGGAGCAGGTGATACGGCAGCTTTTCGATCGATACAACTTTGAGGTAATTGATGTCCGTTACGTAGATGATTCATACCAGTATTATCGTGGCTGGAAATGGATAATATTCTTTCCGATCAATTATATATTAGTCAGGTTTCGGCCAAAATTCGCAGAAACCCTTTGTATAGCTTTTAAATTGAAGAGTAGTTGA
- a CDS encoding polysaccharide deacetylase family protein, protein MPVTMLMYHVIAIPKNAAEARFCRTPDEFRKDMEQIRQAGYQVLSFARVLDGIAGRIELPDKAVAITFDDGISCAYENAFPILQEFDYPASVFVVAGRIGGYNDYAEVFGFPRRRMLTASEIRALAGSGVDIGSHTVNHLWLGKIEKDVVAKEVHDSKAALEDILGKQVPHFAYPFGSWSSLARNAVIEAGYTGACSTISGRNQKGTDPYLLRRLEIKGSDAPWQFRLKLKFSTDDMPLISDARRIVSQTLKKLR, encoded by the coding sequence ATGCCAGTGACGATGCTTATGTACCATGTAATTGCGATTCCAAAGAATGCTGCTGAGGCTCGGTTTTGTCGAACGCCAGATGAGTTCCGAAAGGATATGGAGCAAATTCGGCAGGCTGGTTACCAAGTCCTTTCTTTTGCGAGGGTATTGGATGGGATAGCAGGTAGAATCGAGCTTCCAGATAAGGCTGTGGCGATTACATTTGATGATGGAATATCATGCGCATATGAAAACGCTTTTCCGATACTGCAGGAATTCGATTATCCAGCTTCAGTTTTTGTTGTAGCCGGCCGTATAGGCGGGTATAACGACTATGCTGAAGTTTTTGGATTCCCACGCAGGCGCATGCTTACCGCCTCTGAGATTCGTGCTTTGGCAGGATCTGGTGTGGATATAGGTAGTCATACTGTTAACCATCTTTGGCTTGGAAAGATCGAGAAGGATGTCGTAGCTAAAGAAGTTCATGATAGTAAGGCGGCATTGGAAGATATACTTGGTAAACAAGTGCCTCACTTCGCGTATCCCTTTGGAAGTTGGAGCTCGTTAGCACGGAATGCTGTCATAGAGGCTGGCTATACAGGAGCATGTTCGACTATATCTGGACGCAATCAGAAGGGTACAGACCCATACCTTTTGCGCCGTTTGGAAATAAAAGGGAGCGATGCCCCGTGGCAGTTTCGCTTGAAATTAAAATTTTCGACCGATGATATGCCGCTAATTTCTGATGCACGCCGTATAGTGAGCCAAACACTGAAGAAATTGAGGTAA
- a CDS encoding peptidyl-prolyl cis-trans isomerase → MLLHQADCSFFYFGGIFVCFVHRSILSRFGASSKPGAIQVAKPSKAEIDDYYQKHPEYFAQRKQFDLTIVRVATKDLGDELKKIIDAAKSLDEVVAWLDKNKVQYLRNLASRSTTDLPAQMATMMQQKSKDTIFIINEQGNSLLISVNAIKDSPITAAVAAPQIEKFLMNQKYKEATDAEVARLRAAAKIEYLNAKTSISNAEKPVAQSTVAPPSDVTNNLNLTEEPVSEGAIERGIMGIK, encoded by the coding sequence ATGCTCTTGCACCAGGCGGACTGCTCGTTCTTTTACTTCGGGGGAATATTTGTTTGTTTTGTTCATCGCTCCATTCTCTCAAGATTTGGAGCCTCCTCAAAACCCGGGGCGATTCAAGTCGCTAAACCATCCAAAGCTGAGATTGATGATTATTACCAAAAACATCCCGAATATTTTGCACAACGCAAGCAATTTGATTTAACGATAGTGCGCGTTGCAACTAAAGACCTTGGCGATGAATTAAAAAAAATCATAGATGCAGCTAAGTCTCTAGACGAAGTGGTGGCGTGGCTTGATAAAAATAAAGTACAGTATCTCCGTAATTTAGCGTCGCGAAGTACCACTGATCTGCCGGCTCAGATGGCGACAATGATGCAGCAGAAAAGTAAAGACACTATTTTTATTATCAACGAGCAAGGTAATAGTTTGCTTATTTCCGTCAATGCGATCAAGGATAGTCCAATCACAGCTGCTGTTGCGGCACCACAGATTGAGAAATTTTTGATGAATCAAAAATACAAGGAAGCAACCGATGCAGAAGTTGCTCGCTTGCGCGCGGCAGCAAAAATAGAATATCTTAATGCGAAAACGTCAATATCCAATGCGGAAAAGCCGGTTGCTCAATCAACAGTGGCCCCTCCCTCTGATGTTACTAATAATTTAAATCTAACAGAAGAGCCAGTTTCAGAAGGGGCAATTGAGCGTGGTATCATGGGAATAAAATAA
- the xrtB gene encoding exosortase B, whose amino-acid sequence MFTIPYKLHTEKQVIADWLPVLLGLLALYIPTFYNLANGMWTNEEQAHGPIILFLSLWLIYRKWPEMIKRSEGKPTSVLGWIFFFIALFLYIIGRSQQIIIFEMGSFILVLASVLLIKRGSSALKAMWFPIFFLLFMIPLPGTLVSLLTMPMKMAVSYTAENILFWANYPIARNGVILQIGQYQLLVADACAGLQTLLTLEALGLFYLNLVHHTSIFRNVTLAILIIPISFTANVIRVIVLTLITFHYGDAAGQGFLHGFAGMVLFISALILILGIDSILQYFVRTQPMNATQFASK is encoded by the coding sequence ATGTTTACTATTCCATACAAACTTCATACTGAGAAGCAGGTTATAGCAGACTGGTTGCCAGTGTTGTTAGGGCTATTGGCTTTGTATATACCTACTTTCTATAATCTTGCAAATGGGATGTGGACTAATGAAGAGCAAGCGCATGGCCCAATTATCCTATTCCTTTCGCTCTGGCTTATTTATCGCAAGTGGCCAGAAATGATAAAAAGAAGTGAAGGAAAACCAACCTCAGTTCTGGGGTGGATATTTTTTTTCATAGCTCTATTTCTTTATATTATCGGCCGTTCTCAGCAGATAATAATTTTTGAAATGGGATCTTTTATTCTGGTTCTGGCGTCTGTCTTGCTTATTAAACGAGGTAGCAGTGCTCTGAAAGCTATGTGGTTTCCGATTTTCTTCTTGTTGTTTATGATTCCATTGCCAGGCACGTTAGTTAGTTTGCTTACTATGCCTATGAAAATGGCGGTTTCATATACTGCCGAGAATATTTTATTTTGGGCAAATTATCCTATAGCACGTAATGGCGTTATCTTGCAAATTGGACAATATCAACTTCTTGTAGCTGATGCTTGTGCTGGACTCCAAACACTGCTGACTTTGGAGGCATTGGGGTTGTTTTATCTGAATCTTGTTCACCATACTTCAATATTCCGGAATGTGACATTGGCTATTCTTATCATACCGATTTCTTTTACTGCTAATGTTATTCGCGTTATCGTTCTTACCTTGATTACTTTCCATTATGGTGATGCCGCTGGACAGGGTTTTCTGCATGGATTTGCTGGAATGGTTTTGTTCATTAGCGCATTAATACTTATTTTGGGAATAGATTCAATACTGCAATATTTTGTTAGGACACAGCCTATGAATGCCACTCAATTTGCAAGTAAGTAG
- the epsG gene encoding chain length determinant protein tyrosine kinase EpsG: MSIQGSSETRKFSGTASISTNVPPLRKFSIGHILLDMGKITPVEAERVLRLQKERGLRFGDAALQLGLITEADIQLVLAQQFDYPYLLPGQGNHPPGLVVAYQPFGAQVEVFRAVRSQLMLRWFTSGRKALTIVSYNPGDEVSLFIANLAVVFSQLGERTLLVDANLRYPHQHEIFNLKNKQGLSDVLAGRANISEVIARIDSFIDLSVLPAGTLPPNPLELLNRTSFDELNDHLANQFDIILYDSVAFTSGSDALAIAARTSGVLIVAQKNNTRLDDISTMNEQLKCSGAEVIGSILMD, translated from the coding sequence ATGAGCATTCAAGGTTCCTCTGAAACAAGGAAATTTAGTGGCACCGCCTCTATTAGTACCAATGTACCTCCCCTAAGAAAATTCAGTATAGGACACATACTGCTAGATATGGGGAAAATTACACCTGTTGAAGCGGAACGTGTACTGCGCTTACAAAAAGAGAGAGGTCTACGTTTCGGTGATGCTGCGCTTCAATTGGGTTTGATTACAGAGGCAGATATTCAGTTAGTGCTGGCACAGCAATTTGACTACCCTTATCTGTTGCCAGGGCAAGGGAATCATCCGCCAGGGTTAGTGGTTGCTTATCAACCATTCGGTGCGCAAGTAGAAGTTTTTCGTGCAGTGCGTAGTCAGTTGATGTTACGTTGGTTTACTTCAGGACGTAAAGCGCTGACAATCGTTAGTTATAATCCCGGCGATGAAGTAAGTCTTTTTATAGCTAATCTGGCTGTAGTATTTTCCCAACTCGGTGAGCGCACATTGCTAGTTGATGCGAACTTGCGTTATCCGCATCAACATGAAATTTTTAATTTAAAAAATAAGCAAGGCTTATCTGATGTCCTTGCCGGCCGTGCTAATATTTCTGAGGTGATTGCCAGAATTGATTCGTTCATAGATCTTTCTGTTTTGCCAGCAGGAACACTTCCACCTAATCCTTTGGAGCTTCTTAACCGTACTTCATTCGATGAACTGAATGATCATCTTGCAAATCAGTTTGATATTATTCTTTACGATTCTGTGGCTTTCACGAGTGGTTCCGATGCACTTGCTATCGCTGCTCGTACAAGTGGGGTTTTGATAGTTGCACAAAAAAATAATACTCGTTTGGATGATATAAGCACTATGAATGAACAACTTAAATGCAGTGGAGCCGAAGTTATAGGTTCCATTTTAATGGACTGA
- the epsI gene encoding exosortase-associated protein EpsI, B-type — protein sequence MKKSLITSIILGILMVSSGALTMALTPTVKIADQQEMLNLDALIPAQFGNWQIDSSIIPLQVDAETQSQLDKIYNQTISRTYINTLGERIMLSVAYGGDQSDNLAVHKPEVCYYAQGFEIMKIFADELLTSYGKLPIKRLLAIKGNRNEPITYWVTVGNKAVLPGIDQKLQQLRYGLTGRVPDGMLVRVSSIDNDKDKAYQLQSIFIQDLLTAVDVKKRVRLIGTSEV from the coding sequence ATGAAAAAGTCTTTAATCACCAGCATCATTTTAGGTATATTGATGGTGTCATCAGGTGCCTTAACAATGGCCCTGACTCCCACTGTTAAAATTGCAGATCAACAGGAAATGCTAAATCTAGATGCTTTGATTCCTGCCCAATTTGGGAATTGGCAAATCGATAGTTCTATTATACCACTCCAAGTAGATGCAGAAACACAGTCCCAGCTTGATAAGATATATAACCAAACGATATCGAGAACCTATATTAACACTCTGGGTGAGCGTATTATGCTTTCTGTGGCGTATGGTGGAGATCAGAGCGATAATCTGGCAGTACATAAACCTGAAGTATGTTATTACGCGCAGGGTTTTGAGATAATGAAGATTTTTGCTGATGAACTGCTTACAAGCTACGGAAAATTACCGATAAAGCGTTTGTTAGCGATTAAAGGTAATCGTAACGAACCTATCACTTACTGGGTTACAGTTGGCAACAAAGCGGTTTTGCCAGGCATCGATCAAAAATTACAGCAATTGCGTTATGGTTTGACCGGACGGGTGCCTGACGGTATGTTGGTGCGTGTTTCTTCCATAGATAATGATAAAGACAAAGCCTATCAGCTCCAGTCTATTTTTATACAGGATTTGTTAACAGCAGTTGATGTTAAGAAACGCGTCAGATTAATAGGAACTTCTGAAGTATAA
- a CDS encoding IS3 family transposase (programmed frameshift) — MNKTNKYSPEVKERAVRLVQEHRSEYPSLWATIESIAPKIGCAPPTLHDWVKKHEIDTGLRDGITSEERERIKALEREVKELRRANEILKLASAFFGPGGARPQTQILRSFIDRYRDTHGVEPICKVLQVAPSGYRRHAAERRNPALRCTRAQRDEVLMPEIQRVWQANLQVYGADKVWRQLKREGMQVARCTVERLMKRLGLEGVRRGKVVRTTVPDKALPCPLDRVNRQFKADRPNQLWVSDFTYVSTWQGWLYVAFVIDVFARCIVGWRVSSSMHTDFVLDALEQALYARQPELGALIHHSDRGSQYVSIRYTERLAEAGIEPSVGSKGDSYDNALAETINGLYKAELIHKQGPWKNRESVELATLNWVFWFNHQRLLGPIGYIPPAEAEAQYYRQLANLDSAKVT; from the exons ATGAACAAAACAAACAAATATTCCCCCGAAGTAAAAGAACGAGCAGTCCGCCTGGTGCAAGAGCATCGCAGTGAGTACCCTTCGCTGTGGGCGACGATAGAATCGATTGCGCCCAAGATCGGCTGCGCGCCGCCGACATTGCATGATTGGGTAAAGAAGCACGAGATCGACACAGGCCTACGAGATGGCATCACCAGTGAAGAGCGCGAACGCATCAAAGCACTGGAGCGTGAGGTCAAGGAATTACGTCGCGCCAATGAAATTCTGAAACTGGCCAGTGCTTTTTTCG GCCCAGGCGGAGCTCGACCGCAAACTCAAATCCTGAGGTCGTTCATCGACCGGTATCGTGACACCCACGGGGTCGAGCCGATCTGCAAGGTATTGCAGGTCGCCCCGTCAGGGTATCGGCGTCACGCGGCCGAGCGGCGCAATCCGGCATTGCGTTGCACTCGTGCCCAACGCGATGAGGTTTTGATGCCAGAAATTCAGCGTGTGTGGCAGGCTAACCTGCAGGTGTATGGTGCCGACAAGGTATGGCGGCAACTTAAGCGCGAAGGAATGCAGGTAGCTCGCTGCACTGTTGAACGGCTCATGAAACGGTTGGGGCTGGAAGGTGTGCGGCGCGGCAAGGTTGTGCGAACCACGGTTCCGGACAAGGCGCTGCCGTGCCCGCTGGATCGCGTAAACCGGCAATTCAAGGCGGATCGCCCAAACCAGTTATGGGTGTCGGATTTCACCTATGTTTCCACCTGGCAGGGCTGGCTATATGTCGCGTTCGTCATCGACGTGTTTGCCCGGTGCATCGTGGGTTGGCGGGTCAGTTCCAGCATGCACACGGACTTCGTACTGGATGCGCTGGAGCAGGCTTTATACGCCCGGCAACCGGAGCTGGGTGCCTTGATTCACCACAGCGACCGGGGTTCCCAGTATGTCTCTATCCGTTATACGGAGCGGCTTGCCGAGGCTGGAATAGAACCGTCGGTTGGCAGTAAAGGAGATAGCTACGATAACGCACTAGCCGAAACGATCAACGGGCTTTACAAAGCTGAATTGATTCACAAGCAGGGGCCATGGAAAAACAGGGAATCCGTTGAATTGGCGACGTTGAACTGGGTGTTCTGGTTCAATCACCAGCGTTTGCTTGGACCCATCGGCTATATACCGCCGGCGGAAGCTGAGGCACAATACTACCGGCAGTTAGCCAACTTGGATTCTGCCAAAGTTACTTAA
- a CDS encoding cupin domain-containing protein, which translates to MKSQNIFSKTPQNLEKEEFFEILIKNDAVTIEKIISKGHKSPESDWYDQEKNEWVMVLKGKAILSFEDKTSVHLNEGDFINIPSHKKHRVAWTDPDNETIWLAVHY; encoded by the coding sequence ATGAAATCACAAAATATTTTTTCTAAAACTCCTCAAAACTTGGAAAAAGAAGAGTTCTTTGAAATTCTTATCAAGAATGATGCGGTAACAATAGAAAAAATTATTTCAAAAGGCCATAAATCTCCAGAATCTGATTGGTATGATCAGGAAAAAAATGAGTGGGTTATGGTTTTAAAAGGAAAAGCTATATTATCTTTTGAAGACAAAACGTCAGTCCATCTTAATGAGGGGGATTTCATTAATATCCCCTCTCATAAGAAGCACAGAGTTGCATGGACAGATCCTGATAACGAAACTATCTGGCTTGCTGTTCATTATTGA
- the epsE gene encoding polysaccharide export protein EpsE has product MKKLKFLMIFPILWMICIGSVVAGDSRESVLGPGDTLKIFVYGQPDLTTEARVSESGSITFPLLGEILVDGLTPSAAERKIVKLLESRDILRKPQVNILTSSLQSQMVSVLGYVRNQGRYPIEGKRSLTDILAMAGGITPDGGELVTLIRSDGSKFNKEIIDVIEMVRSGDLTRNLNVRSEDLIYVERALRFYIYGEVQRPGTYRLERNMTVIQALSVGGGLTQRGTERGLRIQRRDAEGNLQMLTVKSSDLVEPDDVLYIKESLF; this is encoded by the coding sequence ATGAAAAAACTGAAGTTTCTGATGATCTTTCCAATACTTTGGATGATTTGTATTGGCAGTGTGGTTGCCGGTGATAGTAGGGAAAGTGTATTGGGACCCGGTGATACATTAAAAATATTTGTCTATGGGCAGCCCGATCTCACTACTGAAGCGAGAGTAAGCGAATCCGGGAGTATAACTTTTCCCCTGTTGGGCGAGATATTAGTTGATGGATTAACTCCATCTGCTGCAGAACGAAAGATAGTAAAGCTACTGGAAAGTCGTGATATTTTGCGTAAACCCCAAGTAAATATCTTAACCAGTTCACTACAGAGTCAAATGGTATCTGTACTTGGTTATGTTCGTAATCAAGGCCGTTATCCGATCGAAGGTAAGCGTAGTCTGACTGATATTCTTGCCATGGCTGGAGGAATAACTCCTGATGGTGGAGAGTTGGTTACTCTGATCCGTTCGGACGGGAGCAAATTTAATAAAGAAATCATTGATGTTATAGAAATGGTTCGTTCCGGTGATTTAACTCGAAATTTGAACGTGCGCAGTGAAGATCTTATCTACGTTGAGAGGGCTCTCCGTTTTTACATCTACGGGGAAGTTCAGCGTCCTGGAACTTATAGACTTGAACGTAATATGACGGTTATACAGGCACTGTCAGTTGGTGGTGGATTGACCCAACGGGGTACTGAACGCGGTCTGCGGATTCAGCGTCGCGATGCTGAGGGTAATTTGCAGATGTTAACAGTAAAATCCAGTGATTTGGTTGAGCCTGACGATGTGCTTTATATCAAAGAAAGCTTGTTCTGA
- the rpmE gene encoding 50S ribosomal protein L31, translating into MKADIHPDYQEITVTCSCGSVFNTRSTMNKPLNIEVCSLCHPFYTGKQKIVDTAGRVEKFRQKYGRQASK; encoded by the coding sequence ATGAAAGCAGACATTCATCCAGATTACCAGGAGATAACGGTAACTTGTAGTTGTGGTAGTGTTTTTAATACACGCTCGACCATGAATAAACCTCTGAATATTGAGGTGTGTTCTCTTTGTCATCCCTTTTATACGGGAAAACAGAAGATTGTAGATACCGCTGGTAGGGTTGAGAAATTTCGTCAGAAATACGGCAGGCAAGCGTCCAAATAA
- the epsF gene encoding chain length determinant protein EpsF — MDLSRFFLIILARHKLILLTLIVTVATTLVVSLLLPKNYKSVATLVLTNKGADPVTGVIMPAQLNASYMATQLDVIKSSRIALMVIDQLRLDQSEAVKAQFESSNSNLGLRDWLAAWLVKNLDIETSRDSNVIGIGFKGADPMFTSIIANAFANAYQEMSIRLTVEPSQRAAAYFTEQLNVLGDRLEVAQKKLSQFQHEQGIVDVDYRLDVETKRLNDLSSQLIVAQAEVMGAVSGAKNNSSDGEKNSISRNPMINNLKFSLTQAESSFSEISQKLGRNHPSYAGAKAEVEKLRAELNKHIRVVTNTAINQESGIRMALEEQKAKVLALNRARDELLPLVKDVEGAQQAYNAAMQRLNQTSLEGQSNLSSVSILDTAKIPDTPDSPKILLNIILSVFLGSALALGVGLLAEMLDRRVRSAEDLVDILQVPVLGIIKRGVPKQQGRLQLGWLRLLR, encoded by the coding sequence ATGGATTTATCTCGATTCTTTCTTATTATATTAGCCCGTCACAAACTTATCCTTCTTACACTTATTGTGACTGTAGCGACTACTTTGGTTGTGAGTCTGTTATTGCCCAAAAATTACAAGTCGGTAGCAACTCTGGTGCTTACAAATAAGGGGGCTGATCCTGTTACGGGCGTGATAATGCCCGCACAGTTAAATGCAAGTTATATGGCAACTCAGTTAGATGTCATTAAAAGCTCTAGGATTGCATTGATGGTGATAGATCAACTTAGGCTTGATCAGAGTGAAGCAGTAAAAGCGCAATTTGAGAGTAGCAATAGTAATCTGGGATTGCGTGATTGGTTGGCTGCCTGGCTAGTTAAGAATTTGGATATTGAAACCTCGCGAGATAGCAATGTAATTGGTATTGGCTTTAAGGGTGCCGATCCTATGTTTACTTCTATCATTGCAAATGCATTTGCTAATGCCTATCAGGAGATGAGCATTCGCCTCACAGTTGAGCCCTCACAAAGAGCAGCAGCCTACTTTACTGAGCAGCTTAACGTGTTGGGTGACAGACTAGAAGTGGCACAAAAAAAACTATCTCAGTTCCAACATGAGCAAGGAATCGTCGATGTGGATTATCGTCTTGATGTTGAAACAAAGCGGCTAAATGATCTCTCTAGTCAATTGATAGTTGCTCAAGCGGAAGTAATGGGGGCAGTATCTGGGGCGAAAAACAATAGCTCCGATGGTGAAAAAAATAGTATTAGTAGAAATCCAATGATTAATAATCTCAAGTTTAGTTTGACGCAAGCTGAGTCAAGTTTTTCAGAGATTTCGCAGAAATTAGGGCGTAATCACCCCAGCTATGCGGGAGCAAAAGCAGAGGTTGAAAAACTGAGAGCTGAGCTGAATAAGCACATAAGAGTTGTCACAAATACCGCTATCAATCAAGAAAGTGGAATCCGCATGGCACTTGAAGAGCAAAAAGCTAAAGTATTGGCTCTTAATCGCGCGAGAGACGAACTCCTGCCTCTTGTTAAAGATGTTGAAGGTGCTCAGCAGGCATATAATGCTGCAATGCAACGTTTAAATCAAACAAGTCTCGAGGGGCAATCTAATCTGTCAAGTGTCTCTATACTCGATACAGCAAAAATTCCAGATACACCGGACAGTCCCAAAATATTGCTCAATATAATTCTATCAGTATTTCTGGGTAGTGCTCTAGCATTAGGCGTTGGTTTGCTAGCCGAAATGCTTGACCGGCGTGTGCGTTCTGCAGAAGATTTGGTCGATATACTCCAAGTTCCTGTGCTTGGTATTATAAAGCGAGGGGTTCCCAAACAACAGGGCCGATTGCAATTAGGTTGGTTACGTTTGCTACGATGA
- a CDS encoding NAD(P)-dependent alcohol dehydrogenase, with amino-acid sequence MIKAYAAFKEGGEIQPFEYEPGLLSTHDVEIAIEHCGICHSDLSMLHNEWGITQYPFVPGHEIIGTIAAKGAHVQNFQLGQRVGLGWHAGYCMICHSCMSGDHNLCAQAESTIVSRHGGFADRVRANAASIIALPDSINAQTAGPLFCGGITVFNPLLQFNIQPTARVAVIGIGGLGHIALQFLKAWGCQVTAFTSSDDKKKEALALGAHKVLNTRNPAELGAAKNQFDLILSTVNVKLDWNAYIATLRPKGRLHFLGVTLESLDINVFPLISNQCSVSGSPVGSPASLKTMLNFVEQHDIEPIVEIFRFDQINEALARLASGKAKYRIVLSNH; translated from the coding sequence ATGATTAAAGCATATGCTGCATTTAAAGAGGGCGGAGAAATTCAACCCTTTGAATACGAGCCAGGATTATTGAGTACTCACGATGTTGAAATAGCGATTGAGCATTGTGGTATTTGTCATAGCGATCTGAGCATGCTACACAATGAGTGGGGAATTACTCAATATCCATTTGTACCAGGTCATGAAATTATTGGCACGATTGCAGCAAAAGGAGCACATGTGCAAAATTTTCAACTCGGGCAACGAGTCGGCCTTGGTTGGCACGCTGGCTATTGTATGATCTGCCATAGTTGCATGTCCGGCGATCACAATCTTTGCGCACAAGCGGAATCAACGATTGTTAGTCGTCATGGGGGATTTGCAGATAGAGTTCGCGCCAATGCTGCCAGCATTATTGCCCTACCGGATAGCATAAACGCACAAACTGCGGGACCTCTTTTCTGTGGTGGAATTACTGTTTTTAATCCTCTACTGCAATTCAATATTCAGCCTACTGCCAGAGTTGCGGTTATTGGCATAGGAGGTTTAGGGCATATTGCCTTACAATTTCTGAAAGCGTGGGGTTGTCAGGTAACTGCCTTTACATCCAGTGATGATAAAAAGAAAGAAGCACTGGCGTTAGGTGCACACAAAGTTCTGAATACGCGCAACCCAGCTGAACTTGGCGCTGCAAAAAACCAGTTTGACTTAATTTTATCGACAGTGAATGTGAAACTCGACTGGAATGCCTATATAGCGACCTTGCGCCCCAAAGGCCGTTTACATTTCTTAGGTGTAACCCTTGAATCTCTGGATATCAACGTATTCCCTTTAATTTCAAATCAGTGCTCAGTTTCAGGTTCACCTGTCGGTAGTCCAGCAAGTTTGAAAACGATGCTGAATTTTGTAGAACAACATGATATTGAACCAATCGTTGAAATATTTCGTTTTGATCAGATCAATGAAGCATTAGCAAGATTAGCAAGTGGTAAAGCGAAATATCGTATTGTCCTTAGCAATCATTAG
- a CDS encoding sulfotransferase domain-containing protein, translated as MKVDFIGIGAQKCASTWVHGVLSDHPEIGVYSGKEVDYFSNYYNRGYQWYESQLGDVDAVKTRGEVSTSYFSDSDTPSRVFLYNPNMRIVLSLRDPIERAYSNHLNEIKLCHLTGQNLEFENGLANNPMYLEQSHYGKQLARWLAIFPRDQILIIFQEEIRDDPFTQARNLYRFLGVTEDHQSWFLEKKVNESLINKNTGLDLFLKRLGRLCRSLGGGGVVQAVKRNDWVRQLRRNYNQIELRQVIPPMREETRKYLQDMLADDMHELAHHLGRKDLPWPSWMALCKKSS; from the coding sequence ATGAAGGTTGATTTCATAGGTATTGGAGCACAAAAGTGCGCGTCTACCTGGGTACATGGTGTTCTATCTGATCACCCAGAAATAGGGGTTTATTCAGGAAAAGAGGTTGATTATTTCTCAAACTATTATAATCGCGGTTATCAATGGTATGAAAGTCAATTAGGTGATGTTGATGCTGTGAAAACGCGAGGCGAGGTGTCCACTTCATATTTTTCTGATAGCGATACCCCTAGTCGCGTATTTCTCTATAATCCAAATATGCGAATCGTGCTTTCTCTACGAGATCCGATTGAAAGAGCTTACTCCAATCATTTAAATGAAATTAAATTATGCCATTTGACTGGCCAGAATCTTGAATTTGAGAACGGGCTAGCAAATAACCCCATGTACCTTGAGCAGTCACACTACGGAAAGCAACTTGCTCGCTGGTTAGCAATATTTCCAAGAGATCAGATACTAATAATTTTCCAGGAGGAAATTCGCGATGACCCCTTCACGCAAGCAAGGAATTTGTATCGTTTCTTGGGTGTGACTGAAGACCATCAATCCTGGTTCCTGGAGAAAAAAGTGAATGAGAGTTTAATCAATAAAAATACAGGGTTGGATCTGTTTCTCAAGCGCTTAGGGAGGCTCTGTCGGTCTTTGGGCGGTGGCGGAGTGGTTCAAGCAGTTAAGAGAAATGATTGGGTTCGTCAGTTACGCCGCAACTATAATCAGATTGAGCTACGTCAAGTGATTCCACCCATGCGCGAGGAGACAAGGAAGTATTTGCAAGATATGCTGGCTGATGATATGCACGAACTTGCACATCATCTTGGGCGGAAAGATTTGCCTTGGCCAAGCTGGATGGCATTGTGTAAAAAATCAAGTTGA